In a genomic window of Halorussus salilacus:
- a CDS encoding winged helix-turn-helix domain-containing protein, which yields MVRDPAGAQDQPNLQEVLDALDDPDCRAIVKHLDEPMTASELSDTADIPLSTVYRKLELLSEASLLRELTEVRSDGHHTTRYDRDFDEVTLAITENREFDVTVARPARSAEEQLANMWSEVRKQT from the coding sequence ATGGTACGAGACCCGGCGGGAGCGCAGGATCAACCGAACCTGCAGGAGGTCCTCGACGCGCTCGACGACCCGGACTGCCGGGCCATCGTCAAACACCTCGACGAACCGATGACAGCCAGCGAACTCTCGGACACCGCCGACATCCCGCTCTCGACGGTCTATCGGAAGCTCGAACTCCTCAGCGAGGCGTCGCTGTTGCGGGAACTCACCGAGGTTCGGAGCGACGGCCACCACACCACCCGCTACGACCGGGACTTCGACGAGGTGACGCTAGCGATAACCGAGAACCGCGAGTTCGACGTCACCGTCGCGCGGCCCGCCCGGTCGGCCGAAGAACAGCTCGCGAACATGTGGTCGGAGGTGCGAAAACAGACATGA
- a CDS encoding multicopper oxidase domain-containing protein translates to MTDIGAPGNGPSRRDFLKATGAGGLAATAGCTAPSASDQRTRTTRQEAMQSDDSLPTTSPPEIVNVDEQGGQVTMKTQPARHDVHPGESMGGPIAFPQVWAFQADDRDPSVPGPILRTTEGEDMEVTLDNTEGQRAHTIHFHGASKTWENDGVPTTTGITVDAGEEHTYEIPANVPGTHVYHCHFQTQRHIDMGMYGIFRVDPKDYEEADKEHFLTFKDWDSRLPRQMAGEDVNYNPRERQPDVFTVNGKSAPRTLHPEQGSPIIVKEGETVRLHLVNGGYMSHPMHIHNHRFQLVEKDGGTIPEAARHDEDITNIAPAERHTIEFTADADPGIYLMHCHKVNHVMNGRSYPGGMLGGIVYESVMDTDIFAQLMEYAGYEA, encoded by the coding sequence ATGACCGACATCGGCGCACCCGGAAACGGACCGTCTCGACGCGACTTCCTGAAAGCGACCGGCGCGGGTGGGCTCGCCGCCACGGCGGGGTGCACCGCCCCGAGTGCCAGCGACCAACGGACCCGGACCACGCGACAGGAGGCGATGCAGAGCGACGACTCGCTGCCGACCACGAGTCCGCCGGAGATCGTGAACGTGGACGAACAGGGCGGTCAGGTGACGATGAAGACCCAACCCGCGCGCCACGACGTCCACCCCGGTGAGTCGATGGGCGGACCGATAGCGTTCCCGCAGGTGTGGGCGTTCCAGGCCGACGACCGCGACCCCAGCGTTCCCGGTCCCATCCTCCGGACCACGGAGGGCGAGGACATGGAGGTCACCCTCGACAACACCGAGGGCCAGCGCGCACACACCATCCACTTCCACGGCGCCAGCAAGACCTGGGAGAACGACGGCGTGCCGACGACGACCGGCATCACGGTCGACGCCGGTGAGGAACACACCTACGAGATTCCAGCCAACGTCCCGGGAACCCACGTCTACCACTGCCACTTCCAGACCCAGCGCCACATCGACATGGGGATGTACGGCATCTTCCGCGTCGACCCGAAGGACTACGAGGAGGCCGACAAGGAGCACTTCCTAACGTTCAAGGACTGGGACTCGCGGCTCCCCCGACAGATGGCGGGCGAGGACGTAAACTACAACCCCCGCGAGCGCCAGCCCGACGTGTTCACGGTCAACGGCAAGAGCGCGCCCCGGACGCTCCACCCCGAGCAGGGGTCGCCCATCATCGTCAAGGAGGGCGAGACCGTCCGGCTCCACCTCGTCAACGGCGGGTACATGTCCCACCCGATGCACATCCACAACCACCGGTTCCAGCTCGTCGAGAAGGACGGCGGGACCATCCCCGAGGCGGCCCGTCACGACGAGGACATCACGAACATCGCACCCGCCGAGCGCCACACCATCGAGTTCACGGCCGACGCCGACCCCGGCATCTACCTGATGCACTGCCACAAGGTCAACCACGTCATGAACGGCCGGAGCTACCCCGGCGGGATGCTCGGAGGCATCGTCTACGAGTCGGTGATGGACACCGACATCTTCGCACAGCTGATGGAGTACGCGGGCTACGAGGCGTGA
- a CDS encoding DUF7521 family protein, giving the protein MTHDVTTLVVALKTVTLLLGGLITYFAYKAYRQTGSPALRALALGFAFVTLGAFLAGVADQGIGLDRSLVLVIESGLAALGFAVITYSLYVD; this is encoded by the coding sequence ATGACTCACGACGTTACCACCCTCGTCGTCGCCCTGAAGACAGTCACCCTCCTGCTCGGAGGGTTGATAACCTACTTCGCGTACAAGGCCTACCGCCAGACGGGATCTCCCGCGCTCCGAGCGCTCGCGCTCGGGTTCGCGTTCGTCACGCTCGGCGCGTTCCTCGCGGGCGTCGCCGACCAGGGGATCGGTCTCGACCGCTCGCTCGTGCTGGTCATCGAGAGCGGTCTGGCCGCGCTCGGGTTCGCGGTCATCACCTACTCGCTGTACGTGGACTGA